DNA sequence from the Dreissena polymorpha isolate Duluth1 chromosome 3, UMN_Dpol_1.0, whole genome shotgun sequence genome:
CAGGTCTTTATACAcattatagacgagttaacgcgtgacgtcacatgCACCTGCAAAAAaaattgctgttgtttttttattgaatttaacaaataattttaaaagcaaaacaaaatctGCAATGTTTATGTTTGTCACCTATGTTTATTACAGATTTACATATTTTGAACATTAACTTTTACATCTAAATGTTCTGTTTGACCATTCTTGTCTGCCACATTAATTATTACCAGGtctttatttattacaaacaCATTATACAGTTATACCATCATTACACTTTAAATGTTCTGTTTGACCATTCTTGTCTGCCACATTAATTATTACCAGGTCTTTATACAcattatagacgagttaacgcgtgacgtcacatgCACCTGCAAAATTTAGACTCCGCctactggttggcaaaaagaggtggaattcatttAAGCGCATATAAagaaggttgacaaaatcatcgtttttaatgataatcatgcgcaatatcaaatataatttttctaattatgtctgaataaacattagcatgcaaggaaatgcatttttggaacgattatattgttgttattatttgtttttactaacaatgAACTCGGGAGTAGAAAACAATGTAAAAGCTCGGTATGTGGTAACGACAAAAATCTCCATACTTGGCACTTTTTctcgaccatttttagttaaaaaattctcataaattgaaataatttcagaataaattaaatttaatgaacgaaaacaaataaggatgaaaacaaacaacaaatagatcgattttatgtacgcaacataccGGTAGTACCTGATTTAAACCCTTATTTGTCTGAAAAAACTTAcgttgttacacattaaataaattctcttgaataAGGTAATGGTTTGATTTAATTGTTTACACCAATGTTGACattctttgttgcagcattttcatctcggtgttttattgcacctttgttcatcacaacccgattatctcattatgatcggatactgtccagacaactACAAAGAAAACAAGGTGTCATATACCCAGGgacctacagtacagccaaagcggaacaaacgtatttcgcgatccgcggcggcaaggcgaaacgagtcgatgccgcgtcagtcgttgaagccgcgtcagtatgcggctgcaagtcgcatttcgccgcgaaacttcgcatctgtccgccgaggcatgccgcggtccgcgacatgatgccgagtcgatgcgatcatgaattattttttttttaaattattagttacatgtagttaacaaattttgaaagaacaattataattataattaaaatcataataaatgtattgtgcgcggattgtattagcatatacatgtaagcatagttaatgtgtctggccaattattaagtttgtttcccgcccgtagcgtatgtatttcacacgtaaacaaggtcacgtaattatgttttcgcacatacaagtggtcaaggctccagcatatagtggttgattctgctattatattttagctgagaaaattagcagtttgaagccacatcaataatcaagacggtgacgacgtatttgtagttttgttaattatcagcttattacaactattgtttgaatatgcatatataaacacgttttattttgttcatattatacagttaatatcgctactaattacccgataatcccgtatattccagttttaaagcaaatgctggtaaatatttacgatacacaaacattctcgatatttccttaagtatcaaatacatttgggcattgaccttatcgcgatgacgtcacaaaaggggcagtcccttagcgacggtgaaaacaacgCCCTAGATACGGTacgatttactacgctgattgagcacctctgctgatatttcgtcaattgcattcctattgggaagtcgataggtaataAAATGTCCTggaattggtgtttaaaatgtcttttgactattatgaagggttagattgcacttcgaaagcccgatatgatcagaaaataaaactaattggacttaatgaatgtccgtacaaattgcaagctggatgttggaaaaatgacccgaccaagtggccgatgatcgagtacggcgacattcatgatatactttctcactgagacaccgtGTAAAtttgtttattctgtaataatgggagtatcctggtagatgttgatgtaacgaggattgtcgttcttttcagggttcattcatcttcgaacattataattatatttctactaagtcaatttatcatgctaatgtgaagctgtaaaatacgtagggacatctggtacatgacttactgaaagccttagttgtgttcattgtaatgagaacgagtgacaaatattaaaattaacacacatatatatgtataaatatttgtttttcaaacattatttacccccgttgctatcaaacgtaatttctttttcatgatgtcgatcgtttattgtcgtaacattaaatcttaatacggaatgacgtctttttaattaactgatacacgctaaatacgttacttgtttttttacgtaaattttataattattaaatactttaataaattaatcgggctagtatctttacggtgtaaatttctgattatctaaattggacatgactttatatttgaccatatgtcacatatctaatttaagcaactgttaagtacatcggcgttaattattcatccaaatgactgcttaatactaccagaaagaggagacatggtggcatctatcgtgttaaatgatactgtctggaccacccagtgtgttttatgaaacctttttgtcagttaagtttgtacaatatttgatcaaaacgagataattggattatgcaaaacaaaggggaaattaaacaccagaatacaaaagcttacacgattttaagactgatgcaaacaatcaaatgaaatatattgcatttaatttaattaaatgtttatttaaggtgtcaacgtgttttataaagcaactgtatattaaattatttcggcattaaaaatttggcttaaatgactgctcagtatgacaagagatgacatagaggtatcataaattgtgtttaatgaccacatgtggtttatgcagagccccaagtataggtccccagctggctttatgacaccgtgttttctttgtctggacagtatccgatcataacgagataatcggtttgtgatgaagaaaggggcattcaaatacctaacatgcggaaacaaaaagtgtcgaaattggtgtgaattaaataaaaacaataacatttatcatgagaatttatttaatacgtaacaaggtaataagataacaaatatagaggttcaaatcagctactatatgttgcatatatttaaaattaattggttgtttgttttcatccttatttgtgttcgttcattaaattaaatttattatgaaagattttctatttctgggtatttttattctaaaaaatggtcgcgaagatgtgccttaacttcagaaaattgcgagcagtgttaaatatttcaatgcaaataaaatggcgacagcgcttttgttttcaccgtcgtcaaggggcatgtaactttaactgacgcaagtgcccggatgttgcgataaggtcaatttgttactatttatagagatggtgaaataacgtctaatcggggcgttttttttctccactgaacacgcgatttacgcctgacgtgatgttcatgtatttatacaacacaaaatacacccaaactttccaaacgacgttctacatgtctgcataattttcgcgcgctttttatgaaacaaaggatattttagcactgtttatttgacgctagaatttgccaaaggacgcgttagcattaaaattctgaagtgtgtttcgtTTTTtctctccactgaacacgcgatttacgcctgacgtgatgttcatgtatttatacaacacaaaatacacccaaactttccaaacgacgttctacatgtctgcataattttcgcgcgctttttatgaaacaaaggatattttagcactgtttatttgacgctagaatttgccaaaggacgcgttagcattaaaattctgaagtgtgtttcggattacaaatataataatgataatcgaacgaaacataaacagttgcgcgtcattaattctacgctacacatacatgtatgtacatgtaggtggatatcttttcactcgatccgccgcgtacgtatgcggcggatttactccgcgaaagtacgcgaggttaatacagactcggcgtcgttgcgcggatcgatgccgagtgccacggcgatacgccgcgtgaacacacgattcggccgccgcggactaataatctggccgtggcgtagccgcggattatgtttgtgccgctttggctgtactgtatacttgggtccctgcataaaccacatgttgcagacgagtgtctggtcattaaacacaatttatgatacctccatgtcatcccttggcatattaagcagtcatttaagcgaaattttaaagccaaaataccgaacagttgcttcaataaaatattttaacatttaaaaaatgacatttttggaaATGGATTCACAGGAACTAGAAGccagtttaataataataatacagtgtttaataactattaataaattaaaaatattgtgcaattttactgctacgcaattgaggtatttaacgggtaccggcaaatgtaaactccgctattacgtgtatAGATTGTACGTTATTGCAGTGTACGAAACACcgtcatgaaaacaagcaatcacaatagggtaaaaCATACttgcgttgaataaattaaatatatagattaattgatcataaaatgctagatttttatcactccttataACTTGTAAAgcgatttcaatatacatgcaaagacagtttaatttgcatAACATGCTGAGTTCTTTTCCGTATGTATGCTAACATTTATTATTAGTGtgattaaatgtaaacattcaatggaaaagaaaattaccacagcATTAAAAAGTGTAATGTATCCAGCTTTTTattgctttgttttataattaagatGCACTTTCattcgctgatgaaaaataacactatccacaccacttaatcaaattatatgatgttttgttattgtttaaatatcatatttttaagtcttactatcagaaagaatacggctaatttattgttttgttttgtggaattgtcagtatttattCTGACCATGTTTACTCCATGCTTATGACTACGtcatatttttatgaagaggaaattatatttgtgaatatacatttactggtactaaatatgatatatttgcactatttttaagagttttaatgattGATTATGATTAgttaccaatttattgactaaacaaaagccctttagtTTATTCATGTTTTACGTTAcagtaaccagtgttttttgccaaccagtctgCATGCGCAGAAAAtcccaaatgtaaacaataacaattaactcatCTATACAGTTATACCATCATTACACTTTTCACAAACAATATCCTTAAGCGCTAACACCAAACCATGCGAAAGACAAAATAATCTTACCCGACAAGAGATCCGATAACTTTAAATTTACAggacctcaccagattttactggaccttttttttttaccaaacaatagaaaatacctTTTATAGAGTTTATTATTATGACATTTACCATTTTTAACAAttctaaatacaaaaaaaacaaaacaagtgaataaacctgttttattaaaagtatggtaaaactttcaatttaaagtaaaaaaagctTTGGGACGAGTAATTTAGTCATCAAAACAGACACTTCTACTGCTGAGTGACTGCATACAATCTTTTGATGAGGAACAGGCAATAGTTGTCTGGTTCCCTGCTTTCAATTTACCATCATCATGTGGATTGAAACCAGTAAAATTCAATTCAACCAACTACATTTACCTCATGAAACAATGTGCAATATTTTACGGGTTCTAAGAATGGCATGTGGAGTTTGTTAAGTCACCAGCAAATAAAGCATGTTTGACTGTTTGGTACAatccaatttatttttaagttaaataatgtattaaagTAAACCAAATATAATCCAGGCCACACTTTGAAAGTCTCATTTTGATTTTTAaccaaatcaatttttttttaattaatgttttttgtcGGACATAATGTCCGACAGTTTAGTGAATAATATAGGACCTCACCAAAATGTCCGAGGTCCGATGTCTTTTTCGCATGGCTTGGCTAAAACACACAACCTTTTAATAATTATGCtgcattttatttattgtccCATTAAAagcttaaaatgttattttgtaagcTATTGAAGCAACAAGCAAAGTTTTTGGTCACAAGCAAAGAAACCTTTAAAATGTGTTCTAATCTTGCATCATGcttaattataaaaatgcttGGACTAAAAACCTATTTTTCTGGATGTCTGCGAAGGTGtattatacaaaacataaaacagaaGGATGTTAATTTTGTCTTATGTAAGTGTTCTAATTGTCATCCACAACAAATATTGTATCTTTAGTAATTGAAATCACTAATTTTATGCTTACCAATTGAAAATGTGCATTGTGCAATTTTATTTAAGAATAAGATTAAAAGTAGTTTCTAAGCCTGTAAATATTGTGCAATAAACAACCATTTTACTTTAACCTCTCTCTCAGATTCAATTTTGGTGGCAATAATTGCTTTAGCCATGTATTCAGCCTATGTATTCCTGCCAGGCCATGCAGTGATGATGGTGCATTTTGTTGAGTACTTGCTGAACATTGTTAGCGATCCACATGTGGAAAAGGTTTCCTGAGCTGTCATATTTATAAACTTGAAGGTATGTAGGCTTGAACCCCATGGATTTATATGTTACTAGTATTCATTTAAGTTGTTTCTGTTGGATGTATCCTTATTCAGTTATCATACCTTAAAATAGAATTTACTATCATATTGGTATTTGCATGATATTATTTCAAC
Encoded proteins:
- the LOC127875278 gene encoding serine palmitoyltransferase small subunit A-like produces the protein MGLKKFIDLFNYWYLQYTLNTAVYMLEPTEVKIVNSILVAIIALAMYSAYVFLPGHAVMMVHFVEYLLNIVSDPHVEKVS